One region of Natronorubrum aibiense genomic DNA includes:
- a CDS encoding Htur_1727 family rSAM-partnered candidate RiPP, translated as MVETSRLERVETDERANPEPQWELFVRETEDGPLKHVGSVAAANAATAYEHASTLFGESAVDLWLCPAAEVERYSTRGLAAETTDAGERREQDRPLEVSET; from the coding sequence ATGGTCGAGACGTCACGACTCGAGCGGGTGGAGACTGACGAACGGGCCAACCCGGAACCACAGTGGGAGCTGTTCGTCCGCGAGACCGAAGACGGACCGTTGAAACACGTCGGAAGCGTCGCCGCCGCAAACGCCGCGACGGCCTACGAACACGCCTCGACGCTGTTCGGCGAGTCTGCCGTCGATCTGTGGCTCTGTCCGGCCGCCGAGGTCGAGCGGTACTCGACGCGCGGACTCGCGGCCGAAACAACCGACGCCGGGGAACGCCGCGAACAGGACCGCCCGCTGGAGGTGAGTGAGACGTGA
- a CDS encoding TIGR04347 family pseudo-SAM/SPASM protein: MISISKLLCDLDAEGDGLRYDAAEGSSKPQISEDKQRRPVVVWNTTRRCNLYCSHCYAGADLESAPGEFSTAEAKAFLEDLADYGAPVILFSGGEPLVRDDLVELVDYAADLGLRPVLSSNGTLITREKAAALRDAGLQYAGISVDGLPERNDRFRGQEGAFDAAVRGIENCLDVGLKTGLRYTITEANAADLEGVVDLLAEKGLDRFCFYHLDYGGRGAEIADADLSKQAKRDAVDRVADLTLEYHDRGEEIETLLVGNYADAAFLVEYAREELGEKQAQVIYDYLERNGGDPTGERVADVDYTGNVHLTQFWQGYSLGNVRDRPFGEIWEDESNPLLEALRNREQYLMGKCADCQYQSICRGGSRLRALAATGDLFAPDPQCYLSDTEVRGTNSAVGAGAD, encoded by the coding sequence GTGATTTCGATCAGCAAACTCCTCTGTGATCTCGACGCCGAAGGCGACGGGCTTCGCTACGACGCAGCCGAGGGCTCCTCGAAACCACAGATCTCCGAGGACAAACAGCGCCGCCCGGTCGTCGTCTGGAACACCACGCGACGGTGCAACCTCTACTGTTCGCACTGCTATGCCGGCGCGGACCTCGAGTCTGCGCCCGGGGAGTTCTCGACGGCAGAAGCGAAGGCGTTCCTCGAAGACCTCGCCGACTACGGCGCGCCGGTGATTCTCTTTTCGGGAGGCGAGCCGCTCGTAAGAGACGATCTGGTCGAACTCGTCGACTACGCCGCCGACCTTGGGCTGCGGCCCGTCCTGTCCTCGAACGGCACCCTGATCACTCGCGAGAAAGCCGCGGCGTTGCGAGACGCCGGGCTGCAGTATGCCGGCATCTCGGTCGACGGCTTGCCGGAACGAAACGACCGGTTTCGAGGGCAGGAGGGCGCGTTCGATGCCGCCGTCCGCGGAATCGAAAACTGTCTGGACGTCGGCCTGAAGACCGGGCTGCGGTACACGATCACCGAGGCTAACGCGGCCGATCTGGAAGGTGTCGTCGACCTCCTCGCCGAGAAGGGGCTGGATCGGTTCTGTTTCTACCACCTCGATTACGGTGGCCGCGGGGCCGAGATCGCCGACGCCGATCTCTCGAAGCAGGCGAAACGCGACGCCGTCGATCGAGTGGCGGATCTCACCCTCGAGTATCACGACCGCGGCGAGGAGATCGAAACGCTACTGGTCGGTAACTACGCCGACGCCGCCTTCCTCGTGGAGTACGCCCGCGAGGAACTCGGCGAGAAGCAGGCGCAAGTGATCTACGACTACCTCGAGCGAAACGGCGGCGATCCGACGGGCGAGCGAGTCGCAGACGTCGACTACACGGGCAACGTCCACCTGACGCAGTTCTGGCAGGGCTACAGCCTCGGGAACGTTCGAGACCGGCCGTTCGGCGAGATCTGGGAGGACGAGTCGAATCCGCTGCTCGAGGCGCTTCGCAACCGTGAGCAGTATCTGATGGGGAAATGTGCGGACTGTCAGTACCAGTCGATCTGTCGCGGTGGCTCGCGACTGCGGGCGCTCGCGGCGACCGGTGACCTGTTCGCACCGGACCCGCAATGTTATCTCTCGGATACAGAAGTACGCGGCACCAACTCGGCCGTCGGCGCTGGTGCCGATTGA
- a CDS encoding MoaD/ThiS family protein, with the protein MATETAHEEQRTQAQSETTVTVRCTGHVREAVGAHELEFTFAGDRLREFLEAFFEEYDVEDMLIAETEADATAHGWAPAPENLPGTWKKNPEGEQTRTFARVAINGRFNEHYEGLETILEDGDRVALIYPFMFCC; encoded by the coding sequence ATGGCAACCGAAACGGCTCACGAGGAGCAACGGACACAGGCACAGTCGGAAACGACCGTCACCGTCCGGTGTACCGGACACGTCCGCGAGGCCGTCGGCGCTCACGAACTCGAGTTTACGTTCGCCGGCGACCGACTTCGCGAGTTCCTCGAGGCGTTCTTCGAAGAGTACGATGTCGAGGACATGCTCATCGCCGAGACGGAAGCCGACGCGACCGCTCACGGCTGGGCGCCGGCACCCGAGAACTTGCCGGGCACGTGGAAGAAAAACCCCGAAGGTGAGCAGACGCGGACGTTCGCTCGGGTTGCTATCAACGGCCGGTTCAACGAACACTACGAGGGACTCGAGACGATCCTCGAGGACGGTGACCGAGTCGCGTTGATCTACCCGTTCATGTTCTGTTGTTAA
- a CDS encoding cation:proton antiporter, giving the protein MVLELTEIGFVVIGIVLFGVAVLPRFVSDRPISLPIFFVSFGLLVFSLPIGLPPPDPLEQGETTERLAELGVIIALMALGLKLDRPPGLRAWASTWRLLVITMPLSIAGVAVLGWSVGLVVPTALLLGACIAPTDPVLASEVQVEKPGSGTEAQRLPSAAGREDEVRFALSSEAGLNDGFAFPFTNLAIAIALVGIAPGNWLGEWLLIDVGYRIVVGVLAGIILGRLTAWVIFWASSETQLARSVQGLEAVAGTLAIYGVTELVGGYGFIAVFTAAVTIRSYERSHDYNQSLHEISELAEQTMMGLIMVFFGGAIAGGLLSPLTTNAVIAAVAIVFLVRPIAGIVGLLGFDRQWRERLPIAFFGVRGIGSFYYLAHGLNEGAFPDAALVWALAGAVVLISIVVHGITATPTVNYLEATGE; this is encoded by the coding sequence ATGGTCCTCGAGTTGACCGAGATCGGCTTCGTCGTAATCGGAATCGTACTGTTCGGCGTCGCAGTGCTGCCGCGATTCGTTTCCGATCGACCGATTTCGCTGCCGATCTTTTTTGTCTCGTTCGGGCTGCTCGTTTTCAGCCTGCCGATCGGGCTGCCGCCGCCCGACCCACTCGAGCAGGGTGAGACGACCGAACGACTCGCCGAACTCGGCGTTATCATCGCCTTGATGGCACTCGGGCTGAAGCTCGATCGGCCGCCGGGTCTGCGGGCGTGGGCGTCGACGTGGCGGTTGCTCGTGATCACAATGCCGCTGTCGATCGCCGGCGTCGCGGTGCTCGGGTGGTCCGTCGGCCTCGTCGTTCCAACAGCACTCCTGTTGGGTGCGTGTATCGCACCGACCGATCCCGTTCTGGCGTCGGAAGTGCAGGTCGAGAAACCCGGTTCGGGGACTGAAGCACAGCGGCTGCCGTCGGCGGCTGGCCGCGAGGACGAAGTTCGGTTCGCACTCTCGTCCGAGGCCGGGTTGAACGACGGCTTCGCGTTTCCGTTTACGAATCTGGCGATCGCGATCGCGCTCGTCGGCATCGCACCCGGTAACTGGCTCGGCGAGTGGCTCCTGATCGACGTCGGCTACCGGATCGTCGTCGGCGTCCTCGCTGGAATCATCCTCGGTCGACTCACTGCGTGGGTGATCTTCTGGGCGAGTTCCGAGACGCAACTCGCTCGATCCGTTCAGGGACTCGAGGCTGTCGCTGGAACGCTCGCCATCTACGGAGTCACCGAACTCGTCGGCGGGTACGGTTTCATCGCTGTCTTCACCGCAGCAGTGACGATTCGCAGCTACGAGCGCTCACACGACTACAACCAGTCGCTCCACGAAATCAGCGAACTGGCGGAGCAAACGATGATGGGGCTCATCATGGTGTTTTTCGGCGGTGCGATCGCTGGTGGACTCCTTTCGCCGCTGACCACGAACGCCGTCATCGCGGCCGTGGCGATCGTCTTTCTCGTCCGACCGATCGCCGGTATCGTCGGTCTGCTCGGATTCGATCGGCAGTGGCGCGAGCGGCTGCCCATCGCGTTTTTCGGCGTTCGCGGAATCGGTTCGTTCTACTACCTCGCACACGGGTTGAACGAGGGCGCATTCCCCGATGCTGCTCTCGTCTGGGCACTCGCCGGTGCAGTCGTCCTCATCTCGATCGTCGTTCACGGAATCACTGCGACACCGACGGTCAACTATCTGGAAGCGACCGGCGAGTAA
- a CDS encoding HalOD1 output domain-containing protein, whose amino-acid sequence MLLSVDRSDTTGMHSVSFDVIAAVAEKEGVDPMDIEPPEYDALYEAINPEALDALFAPREDGSQRANGRVEFPFCGYQIIVDSNGEVTAVDRDDVR is encoded by the coding sequence ATGCTACTCTCAGTCGATCGTTCAGACACCACCGGTATGCACTCCGTAAGCTTCGACGTTATCGCTGCCGTTGCCGAGAAAGAGGGTGTCGATCCGATGGACATCGAACCCCCGGAGTACGACGCGTTGTACGAAGCGATTAATCCAGAAGCACTCGATGCACTGTTCGCACCGCGAGAGGACGGCTCACAGCGTGCAAACGGCCGCGTCGAATTCCCGTTCTGTGGCTATCAGATCATCGTCGATAGTAACGGCGAGGTCACCGCTGTCGACCGAGACGACGTTCGATAG
- a CDS encoding acyl-CoA thioesterase, with protein sequence MSDDSDESADGYDYVVPIDVRLRDIDFMGHVNNATYATYLEEARQAYFEDVVDVSLVDVGTVLANLEIDYVRPIEADADVTVALRVSALGTSSLPMEYEIRADGKRAATARTVQVLVDQETGQSEAIPDDWRRRIDAASH encoded by the coding sequence ATGAGCGACGACAGCGACGAGAGTGCCGACGGCTACGACTACGTGGTTCCGATCGACGTTCGACTTCGTGACATCGACTTCATGGGCCACGTCAACAACGCAACGTACGCGACGTATCTCGAGGAGGCCCGACAGGCGTACTTCGAGGACGTCGTCGACGTCTCGCTGGTCGATGTGGGCACCGTCCTCGCGAACTTAGAGATCGATTACGTCCGACCGATCGAGGCCGACGCGGACGTTACCGTTGCGCTCCGTGTGTCAGCGCTCGGTACCTCGAGTCTCCCGATGGAGTACGAGATCCGAGCAGACGGCAAGCGGGCGGCGACGGCACGAACCGTGCAGGTACTCGTCGATCAGGAAACCGGCCAGTCGGAGGCGATCCCGGACGACTGGCGACGGCGGATCGACGCGGCTAGTCACTGA
- a CDS encoding ribonuclease H-like domain-containing protein, which translates to MRIENSFIPVRGVGEKTERRLWQQGITHWDEFDGSVVGDTVADRIESFIDEGRTHLERGNVAPFAEALPAASRWRCYENVSEQTCFLDIETTGLDAASNDVTTVSVHRGSETKTFVNGRDLTARRLEAELEASSLLVTFNGQRFDVPFLETCYDLDVTTPHVDLMYPCKKLGLDGGLKAIERDLGIERDRPDISGRDAVRLWHEYERGDDGALETLVEYNRADTRNMEPLMKIVADRLHETVFEAACVDE; encoded by the coding sequence GTGCGAATCGAGAACAGCTTCATTCCCGTCCGCGGCGTCGGGGAGAAGACGGAACGCCGCCTCTGGCAACAGGGGATCACCCACTGGGACGAGTTCGACGGCAGCGTAGTCGGCGATACGGTAGCCGACCGGATCGAGTCGTTTATCGACGAGGGTCGAACCCACCTCGAGCGCGGCAACGTCGCGCCGTTCGCCGAGGCGCTGCCGGCTGCCAGCCGGTGGCGGTGTTACGAGAACGTTAGCGAACAGACTTGCTTTCTGGACATCGAGACGACCGGGCTCGACGCGGCGAGCAACGACGTCACGACCGTCAGCGTCCACCGCGGCAGCGAGACGAAGACGTTCGTCAACGGCCGCGACCTGACGGCCCGACGGCTCGAGGCCGAACTCGAGGCGTCGTCACTGTTGGTGACGTTCAACGGTCAGCGCTTCGACGTCCCCTTCCTCGAGACGTGTTACGACCTCGACGTGACGACGCCCCACGTCGATCTCATGTACCCCTGCAAGAAACTCGGCCTCGACGGCGGGCTGAAAGCGATCGAACGCGACCTCGGCATCGAACGCGACCGGCCCGACATCAGCGGTCGCGACGCCGTCCGCCTCTGGCACGAGTACGAACGCGGCGACGACGGCGCACTCGAGACGCTCGTCGAGTACAATCGCGCGGACACGCGAAATATGGAGCCGCTGATGAAAATCGTCGCGGATCGGCTTCACGAGACCGTCTTCGAAGCAGCGTGTGTCGACGAGTAG
- a CDS encoding DUF7547 family protein has product MVDHDDELLAAVRELTRTIEALQQDLESTQRRPRLRPSPLRPPTPRELLEFTDEVAIPATIAVLETSVRALEGFQRALALARTERDVRDRTTEATSATNERARELRQTTLSQLDGVLARLQQAARDGTLPADESARELLAEARELRDDIDSRLRDAGTDVDRQQIDRTESTDVVRIDVQEGRPDDLQDGVAPDNRDDPASRVDVDAELETLKEQYGDDEAENDIPDTASENADRENEGADENGETTDSDGDDDDVAGSDSES; this is encoded by the coding sequence ATGGTCGACCACGACGACGAACTCCTCGCGGCCGTTCGCGAACTCACGCGGACGATCGAGGCCCTCCAGCAGGACCTCGAGTCAACGCAGCGCCGACCGCGGCTTCGACCGTCACCACTGCGGCCCCCGACGCCTCGAGAGCTACTTGAGTTCACCGACGAGGTCGCCATCCCCGCGACGATCGCCGTCCTCGAGACCAGCGTGCGCGCGCTCGAGGGATTCCAGCGGGCGCTTGCACTCGCACGGACCGAGCGGGACGTTCGTGACCGAACCACCGAGGCCACGAGCGCCACGAACGAGCGGGCACGCGAGCTCCGGCAGACGACGCTGTCACAGCTCGACGGCGTGTTAGCCCGCCTGCAGCAGGCTGCACGCGATGGAACGCTCCCCGCCGACGAGAGCGCACGCGAATTGCTCGCCGAGGCCCGCGAGCTACGCGACGACATCGACAGTCGCCTTCGAGACGCCGGCACCGACGTCGACCGGCAACAGATCGACCGGACGGAGTCGACGGATGTCGTTCGGATCGACGTACAGGAGGGGCGGCCCGACGACCTGCAGGATGGCGTGGCTCCCGACAACCGCGACGATCCTGCCTCTCGCGTCGACGTCGACGCTGAACTCGAGACGCTGAAAGAGCAGTATGGAGACGACGAAGCCGAGAACGATATTCCGGACACCGCGTCCGAAAACGCGGACCGTGAAAACGAGGGCGCTGATGAGAACGGCGAAACGACCGATTCCGACGGCGACGACGATGACGTCGCCGGTTCCGACTCCGAGAGTTAG
- a CDS encoding PhlB family protein, with amino-acid sequence MTMEAYEYEDGSISYPGHPRGPGGTEPVDTVDLSEYTAEVVTWTKSTATPPGVREPNTLAIVEFDVDSEPVRAIVQLTTDDVETGDEVEPVYVEELREPGAGIREPESQDWDGYRFEPV; translated from the coding sequence ATGACGATGGAAGCGTACGAGTACGAGGACGGTTCGATCAGCTACCCCGGACACCCGCGCGGTCCCGGCGGCACGGAACCGGTCGACACGGTTGATCTCAGCGAGTACACCGCTGAGGTCGTGACGTGGACGAAGAGTACGGCGACGCCGCCCGGCGTCCGCGAGCCGAACACGCTCGCGATCGTCGAGTTCGACGTTGACAGCGAGCCAGTGCGCGCAATCGTCCAGTTGACGACTGACGACGTCGAGACCGGCGACGAAGTCGAACCGGTCTACGTCGAGGAACTCCGCGAACCCGGGGCCGGCATTCGCGAACCCGAAAGTCAGGACTGGGATGGCTACCGGTTCGAGCCGGTCTAA
- a CDS encoding thiolase family protein codes for MERVAIIGASMTKFGQREGWIMDLLAEAGIECLDDAGVDATDVDHLYVSNMASGEFEGQTGVPNALAHDLDAMPAYTQRVDQTSSSGGAGIYAAWQSVASGASDMTLLVGGEKMTHRTTVEATDVIASLTHPAEYKTGVTLPSFAGLTARHYLERFDAPRESLGKVAVKNHKNGVDNPNAQFQKEVDLETVLESPIVADPLRLYDFCPITDGSAALMLCPESVAKEYTDDYVVVAGIDGATDTHVVHEREDPTIMGGVVESGKGAYEMSGYGPDDIDVAELHDMFTILEFLQMEGLGFAEQGEAWKLIEEGYTERDTGELPVNTSGGLKSKGHPLGASGVAQGVEIYEQLMGEAGPRQVEADVGLACNVGGFGNCVITTIMEAAQ; via the coding sequence ATGGAACGTGTTGCAATCATCGGAGCCTCGATGACCAAGTTCGGGCAACGCGAGGGCTGGATCATGGACCTCCTCGCAGAGGCCGGGATTGAGTGTCTCGACGATGCGGGTGTCGACGCGACTGACGTCGACCATCTGTACGTCTCGAACATGGCAAGCGGGGAGTTCGAAGGACAGACTGGGGTACCGAACGCGCTGGCACACGACTTGGACGCGATGCCGGCGTACACCCAGCGTGTCGACCAGACGAGTTCCAGCGGCGGTGCTGGGATCTACGCGGCCTGGCAGTCGGTCGCCAGCGGCGCAAGCGACATGACGCTGCTCGTCGGCGGCGAGAAGATGACTCACCGGACGACCGTCGAAGCGACCGACGTCATCGCGTCGCTGACCCATCCAGCCGAGTACAAAACCGGCGTCACGCTGCCGTCGTTTGCCGGGCTGACGGCTCGGCACTATCTGGAGCGGTTCGACGCGCCGCGTGAGAGCCTCGGCAAAGTCGCAGTCAAAAACCACAAAAACGGCGTCGACAACCCCAACGCCCAGTTCCAGAAGGAAGTCGACCTCGAGACGGTGCTGGAGTCACCGATCGTCGCCGACCCGCTGCGGCTGTACGACTTCTGTCCGATCACGGACGGCTCGGCCGCACTGATGCTTTGTCCCGAATCCGTCGCCAAGGAGTACACCGACGACTACGTCGTCGTCGCGGGTATCGACGGCGCGACGGACACCCACGTCGTCCACGAGCGCGAGGATCCGACGATCATGGGTGGCGTCGTCGAGAGTGGCAAGGGTGCCTACGAGATGAGCGGCTACGGCCCCGACGACATCGACGTCGCCGAACTCCACGACATGTTCACCATTCTCGAGTTCCTCCAGATGGAGGGACTCGGCTTCGCCGAGCAGGGCGAGGCCTGGAAGCTGATCGAGGAGGGCTACACCGAGCGTGACACCGGCGAGTTGCCGGTCAACACCTCCGGCGGGCTCAAATCGAAGGGTCATCCGCTCGGCGCAAGCGGCGTCGCACAGGGTGTCGAGATCTACGAACAACTCATGGGTGAAGCCGGACCACGACAGGTCGAGGCCGACGTCGGTCTGGCCTGCAACGTCGGCGGCTTCGGCAACTGCGTGATTACGACGATCATGGAGGCAGCACAATGA
- the hflX gene encoding GTPase HflX → MRAVIAKRVDSGTPDTSEIRDLAEAAGYTVVGELTQSRRADPALQLGEGKAEALADEVSATGATTVIFDNRLGPYQTYNLGKLLPDGVEVIDRFTLILEIFGQRAQTRKAQLQVELAELRYELPRAEAKTSLAKREEHPGFMGLGEYDESREQDIKNQISRIRDELEQIEQTEEHRRERRRDSGFDLVALAGYTNAGKSTLLRRLAEDISVEENEDLHPDLDPTAESQDKLFTTLGTTTRRAAIEPRDVLVTDTVGFISDLPHWLVESFKSTLDSVYRADLVLLVVDVSEDIDEIHEKLVTCHDTLYERNEAPIVTVLNKIDAVDEEDLAEKRDALSALAPNPVMVSAKTGANIETLLERIDAELPEWQEERLLLPMTDETMSVVSWIHDNAHVDDVTYGDEDVIVEFEARPAVISQARSRATELRTAAAESA, encoded by the coding sequence ATGAGAGCAGTCATCGCAAAACGCGTCGATTCCGGAACGCCCGATACGAGCGAAATCCGTGACCTCGCCGAAGCGGCGGGTTACACCGTCGTCGGCGAGCTCACCCAGTCACGACGGGCCGACCCAGCCCTCCAGCTCGGAGAGGGGAAAGCCGAGGCGCTCGCCGACGAGGTCAGTGCCACTGGCGCGACGACAGTTATTTTCGACAACCGACTCGGCCCGTACCAGACGTACAACCTCGGGAAACTGTTGCCCGACGGCGTCGAAGTCATCGATCGGTTCACCCTGATCCTCGAGATTTTCGGCCAGCGCGCACAGACCCGGAAGGCACAGCTACAGGTCGAGTTGGCCGAACTTCGGTACGAACTACCCCGTGCTGAGGCCAAGACCAGTCTGGCCAAACGCGAGGAACACCCCGGCTTCATGGGGCTCGGCGAGTACGACGAGAGTCGCGAACAGGACATCAAAAACCAGATCAGCCGGATCAGGGACGAACTCGAGCAGATCGAGCAGACCGAAGAGCACCGCCGCGAACGCCGGCGTGATTCGGGATTCGATCTGGTTGCGCTCGCGGGCTATACGAACGCCGGGAAATCGACCCTGCTGCGACGGCTTGCCGAGGACATTTCCGTCGAGGAGAATGAAGACCTCCATCCCGACCTCGACCCGACCGCCGAATCTCAGGACAAGCTGTTTACGACCCTCGGGACGACGACGCGCCGGGCCGCCATTGAGCCGCGGGACGTGCTCGTGACCGATACCGTCGGGTTCATCAGCGATCTGCCTCACTGGCTGGTCGAATCGTTCAAATCGACGCTCGATTCGGTCTACCGGGCGGATCTGGTCTTGCTCGTCGTCGACGTCAGCGAGGATATCGACGAGATCCACGAGAAACTCGTTACCTGTCACGACACCCTCTATGAGCGCAACGAAGCGCCAATCGTGACCGTGTTGAACAAGATCGACGCGGTCGACGAGGAGGACTTAGCGGAGAAACGAGACGCCCTATCGGCGCTCGCACCGAACCCGGTGATGGTCAGCGCGAAAACGGGAGCGAACATCGAGACGCTGCTCGAGCGAATCGACGCCGAACTCCCCGAGTGGCAGGAAGAACGGCTTTTGCTGCCGATGACCGACGAAACGATGAGCGTGGTCTCGTGGATCCACGACAACGCCCACGTCGACGACGTCACCTACGGTGACGAAGACGTCATCGTCGAGTTCGAAGCCCGCCCCGCAGTGATCTCACAGGCGCGCTCACGGGCGACCGAGTTGCGAACGGCCGCTGCGGAGTCCGCGTAG
- a CDS encoding FUN14 domain-containing protein, with protein MIDVDPATLVLEFGGSAVLGGVLGVAAKQVAKLAAILIGVQLMAFRYLESQEIVTVDWNRLSAGLLEAQSQTQAQASHWFESVLAMLSVGVGFASGFLIGFHKG; from the coding sequence ATGATAGACGTCGATCCGGCGACGCTCGTGCTCGAGTTCGGCGGGAGCGCGGTTCTCGGTGGGGTGTTGGGCGTGGCGGCGAAACAGGTCGCCAAACTCGCTGCGATCCTCATCGGCGTCCAACTGATGGCCTTTCGGTATCTCGAGTCACAGGAGATCGTAACCGTCGACTGGAACCGGCTCTCGGCGGGGCTCCTCGAAGCGCAGTCCCAGACACAGGCCCAAGCCAGCCACTGGTTCGAATCGGTGCTCGCGATGCTGTCGGTCGGCGTCGGGTTCGCCAGCGGCTTTCTGATTGGGTTTCACAAAGGATAA
- a CDS encoding ribosome assembly factor SBDS, which translates to MISLDEAVTARLESHGARFEVLVDPDAALAIKRDEFDGDLEDVIAAEDVFEDASRGDRPAENDLEKVFDTTDPLEIIPEVIKRGEIQITADQRREMQEQKRKQLIDTIARNAVNPQMDNAPHPPERIENALEEAGFTVDPMEPVETQVDEALEALRPVIPIRFEEVTIAVQIPADYAGSAQAQIRGFGDLEREEWQPDGSWIGVLTFPAGMQNDFYDVVNEHTSGTAETEIVKDKDDLKTR; encoded by the coding sequence ATGATATCACTCGACGAGGCGGTGACGGCGCGACTCGAGTCACACGGGGCGCGCTTCGAAGTGTTAGTCGACCCGGACGCGGCGCTGGCGATCAAACGCGACGAGTTCGATGGCGATCTCGAGGACGTTATCGCCGCTGAGGACGTCTTCGAGGATGCCTCGCGAGGGGACCGACCGGCCGAAAACGACCTCGAGAAAGTCTTCGACACGACGGACCCGCTCGAGATCATCCCCGAGGTAATCAAACGCGGAGAGATCCAGATCACGGCCGATCAGCGCCGTGAGATGCAAGAACAAAAGCGCAAGCAGTTGATCGACACGATCGCACGGAACGCGGTCAACCCGCAGATGGACAACGCCCCCCACCCACCAGAGCGCATCGAAAATGCACTCGAGGAGGCCGGTTTTACCGTCGATCCGATGGAGCCAGTCGAGACACAGGTCGACGAGGCGCTCGAGGCGCTTCGGCCGGTGATCCCGATCCGGTTCGAAGAGGTGACGATCGCGGTCCAGATCCCCGCCGACTACGCCGGTAGCGCACAGGCACAGATCCGCGGCTTCGGCGACTTAGAGCGCGAGGAGTGGCAACCCGACGGCTCGTGGATCGGCGTGTTGACGTTCCCGGCAGGGATGCAAAACGACTTCTACGACGTCGTCAACGAACACACGAGCGGCACGGCCGAAACGGAGATCGTCAAGGACAAAGACGATCTGAAGACGCGCTGA
- the psmA gene encoding archaeal proteasome endopeptidase complex subunit alpha, giving the protein MQGQAQQQAYDRGITIFSPDGRLYQVEYAREAVKRGTASIGVRTADGVVLAVDKRVPSALLEDSSVEKIHKADNHIGIASAGHVADARQLIDFARRQTQVNQLRYGEPIGVETLTKEVTDHIQQYTQVGGARPFGVALIVGGIENGEPRLFETDPSGTPYEWKALAVGADRGELQDYLEENYDENADLDGGIALALDALASVNDGSLLPSEVGLATVDAETESFEQFDHDKIESHLEENDLLDTGEDETDE; this is encoded by the coding sequence ATGCAGGGACAAGCCCAACAGCAGGCGTACGACCGAGGCATCACGATCTTCTCGCCCGACGGCCGACTCTACCAGGTCGAGTACGCTCGCGAGGCGGTCAAGCGAGGAACAGCAAGTATCGGTGTTCGAACGGCAGACGGTGTCGTGCTGGCCGTCGACAAGCGAGTCCCCTCCGCGCTGCTCGAGGACTCGAGTGTCGAAAAGATCCACAAAGCCGACAACCACATCGGCATCGCAAGCGCCGGCCACGTCGCCGACGCGCGTCAGCTGATCGACTTCGCTCGCCGCCAGACGCAGGTCAACCAGCTGCGTTACGGTGAGCCGATCGGTGTCGAGACGCTGACGAAGGAGGTCACCGACCACATTCAGCAGTACACCCAGGTCGGCGGTGCACGACCCTTCGGCGTCGCCCTGATCGTCGGCGGTATTGAAAACGGCGAGCCGCGGCTGTTCGAGACCGACCCCTCGGGGACGCCGTACGAGTGGAAGGCACTCGCCGTCGGTGCCGACCGCGGCGAACTTCAGGACTACTTAGAAGAGAACTACGACGAGAACGCGGATCTCGATGGCGGTATCGCGCTCGCACTCGACGCGCTCGCCTCGGTCAACGACGGCTCCTTACTCCCGAGCGAGGTCGGCCTCGCGACGGTCGACGCCGAGACCGAATCGTTCGAGCAGTTCGACCACGACAAGATCGAGTCTCACCTCGAGGAGAACGACCTCCTCGACACCGGTGAAGACGAGACCGACGAGTAA